The DNA segment AGGGGCTCTCCGGGTTGGAATTGCGCTTCGACCGCGTGCTGCGCGGGGATCCGGTGGCGCTGGTCGAGGACCGCGACGCGCTGGGGCATGCGATCCTGGACAGCCCGCTGGCGCTGCGCCAACCGGCACCAGGCGCGCGGCTGGTGCTCACCATTGACGCGCAGATTCAGGCCCGTGCCGAAAGCGAGCTTAGCCAGGAAGTGGCGCTTGCCGGTGCCCGCCGCGGGATCGCTCTGGTGCTCGACCCTTTCACTGGCGAAGTGCTGGCGATGGCCACGGCGCAGGCCGGTCAGCAGGCGGGTGTAGTGAACGCTTTGCGCTTGCATAATCCCGCGGTGCAAGACGTCTTCGAGCCTGGCTCGACGATTAAGGGGATCCTGGGGGCGATCGCGCTGGAGGATCGAGTGCTCGATCCCAACCGGCAGTTTTACTGCGAAAATGGGCTATGGAGCGTAGGCGGCCACGTGATTCATGACGACAGCCGCCATCAATGGCTCAATTTGGGCGGGATTTTAGAGGTGTCGTCCAATATCGGCGCGGCCAAAATCGCGCTCACTCTGGGCGCCCAGCGCTATTATCACGGCTTGCGCGCTTTTGGCTTCGGCCGGCCCACTGGGATCGACCTGCCGGGCGAGTCGGGCGGGATCGTGCGCGCGCCGGGGGGCTGGCGCGAGATCGAGCTTGCTGATCATGGCTTTGGCCAGGGGATTGCGGTGACCGCGCTGCAATTGGCCAGTGCTTACGGCGCGATCGCCAACGGCGGGGTGCAGATGCGCCCCTATGTGGTCAAGGGCGTTTATGACGCCGGTGGGCGCGCGCTGTTCATTCACAATCCGCAGCCCTTGGCGCGGGTGATTTCGCCTCAGGTCGCGCACACCATGAATCTGCTGTTGCGTAATGTGGTCGAGGGACAGGAGGGCACTGGCCGCCGCGCGCAACTAGCCGATTATCTGGTGGCGGGTAAAACCGGCACTGCGCAGATGGTCGATCCCGCCACCGGTCGCTATTTCCAGAGCCGCCTGGTCGCCTCCTTCGTCGGTTTCGCTCCGGCCGATAATCCTCGCCTGGTGATCCTGGTGGTGCTCGAGGACGTAGGACATGGTCATTTCGGGGGTGCGGTGGCTGCGCCGGTCTTTGGCGCAATCGCGCAGGCCGCGCTCAGCCATCTCAACGTTGCTTCCAGCCGGCCCGACTACAGTGATGCCAGTGTTCTGCCGGTGACCGATTTGGCGGCCGATTTGGAGCGTGATGAGCCCGTCGGCCTGGAGCCCGCCACGCCGGTGCTGGCCCGCGTGCGCGGCAGCGGCCGAGTTCCCGATTTCAGCGGTCTGGCATTGCGCGGTGCGCTGCGTCTGGCGGGCGCTAGCGGCCTCAACCTGACGATCGATGGCAGCGGTTATGTGATCGCTCAGGAGCCCGCGGCCGGCCAGGTGCCCGATGGCCCGGTCAAATTGACGCTGGCGCCATTCGCCCCGCTGGCCACGCGCACGGTGGCGCGCCGACACGAGGGCCGCCGGGGGCGTGCGTCATGAGTCTGTCCGAGCTGGTCGCCGGGCTGCCCTGCGAAATTCGCGGCCCTGACGTCGAGATTACCGGCCTGAGCCACGATTCGCGGCGAGCGGTCGCGGGGGATCTCTTTTTTGCCCTGGCGCGCGACCAACGCCAGGTTTTGGAGTATAGCCAACAAGCCTTGCGCCGTGGGGCGCGCGCGCTGGTGTGGGAGCGGAGCGAGGTGGGCGCGCGTCCCGCGGCAACCCTGGTGGAATGCGCCGGGGTGCGCCGCCTGATGGCGGCAGTGGCGGCCCGGTTTTTCAACTGGCCCAGCCGCGACTTGGATCTGATCGGAGTGACCGGGACTAGTGGCAAGACCACTTCGACCTACCTGCTGGCCTCGATCGGCGCGGCCGCCGGCGAGCGCATCGGGGTGATTGGCACCTTGGGTATTACGACTCCAGAGGGTCGAATCGACACCGCCCTGACCACCCCCGAGGCGATCGATCTGGAGGCCGCGCTGGCCCAGATGCGAGCGCAGGGGGTCAGCCGGGTAGCGGCCGAAATTTCCTCGATCGGGCTTAGCGAAGGGCGAGCCGAAGAGCTAGATTTTCGCGCCGCGCTGTTCACCAACCTGGGGCGCGATCATCTCGACTATCATGCCAGTCTTGAGGATTACTTCGCTGCCAAGCTGCATCTGTTCGAGCTTCTGAGAGCCAGTCACCGGTC comes from the Candidatus Binataceae bacterium genome and includes:
- a CDS encoding penicillin-binding protein; this encodes MNAGFERRRLRVGMLTLALAGLFALIGARVVLLVALDGSQLSSLARSEHREAVTLTAPRGPIVDRFGAPLALSAQAFSIYARPARLLSAASPADLAQLARALGLSGEQLAARLHHPARFIWLARRIPAAQSERITALGLPGVGALPEYRRYYPESNLAASVVGLAGGDGQGLSGLELRFDRVLRGDPVALVEDRDALGHAILDSPLALRQPAPGARLVLTIDAQIQARAESELSQEVALAGARRGIALVLDPFTGEVLAMATAQAGQQAGVVNALRLHNPAVQDVFEPGSTIKGILGAIALEDRVLDPNRQFYCENGLWSVGGHVIHDDSRHQWLNLGGILEVSSNIGAAKIALTLGAQRYYHGLRAFGFGRPTGIDLPGESGGIVRAPGGWREIELADHGFGQGIAVTALQLASAYGAIANGGVQMRPYVVKGVYDAGGRALFIHNPQPLARVISPQVAHTMNLLLRNVVEGQEGTGRRAQLADYLVAGKTGTAQMVDPATGRYFQSRLVASFVGFAPADNPRLVILVVLEDVGHGHFGGAVAAPVFGAIAQAALSHLNVASSRPDYSDASVLPVTDLAADLERDEPVGLEPATPVLARVRGSGRVPDFSGLALRGALRLAGASGLNLTIDGSGYVIAQEPAAGQVPDGPVKLTLAPFAPLATRTVARRHEGRRGRAS